The nucleotide sequence AGACTCATGTATGccctctaccactaagctacatccccagcccacacAGGTTCTAagttctagatttatttattgttggtttgtttttctgtgtagccacctgcctctgccgcctgagTGCTGAGTGCATGCTCCACCACCACACTGGCATTAAGTTCTAGGTTTTAAATCACAAAGAGATacgctttctgttgctataattctttttttttttaaagagagaaaaaaaaaaccaactacaTCTGTGCATTAAATTTAAAGGCTAGCATTTCAGTTATAGtttccacaaaatacaaatggtaaaaacaaggaaaacaagGAAACAGGAGACACATATGCATAAAGGTGAAACACTCGGGTGCTCAGTTTCATCACTGTAAGGCTGCTTTAACAATTTTATCAATTATTAAGAAAAGCTGTTTCAAATAGTTAGTAAATAAGTGTGTAGAAAGCACTTGGCCCCTCTACTACACGTGATAAGGATGATTACCTGATCTGGTGCTGACTCACAAGAAAGTTTCATCTGATTATCCAATGATGAGTCAGGAGAGGGTTTAATATGGTTATCCAAATTACAATTTCCAGGATCCCTTTTTGTGGCTTTATTAATTTCAATTgcaatattattaattttaacttCTTCAGATTtaattcctttcattttatccCGTTGGCAAGTTACATTACCATGCGCTTTCATCTCTAAAAATGTACTTTGGGACACTGGATGAGGCATTTCTAAAACTGATGTTGACAAACCAGTTTGTAATAAGTTCAACTTAGGAGACACTTGAGAGTCCAATTTATGTTGCTGCACAGAGTTAAATTTTGAAAGCTTAATTTTAGTCCAGTTGGAGTTCTTCTTAGTTGAGCTATTTATTCCATTTAGTACGCATTTCACAGGCTTTGTTTTCCTACTGGGAAAGAACCGATTAGAGCGCACATCCTGGTTGGCTTCTTTATGATGGAGTATTTGTCTTTCAGCATCGGTCCCTTGCAGTTTTACCTCTGCAGGCTTCTCCTCCTTTACACTTTCCACACATGATGATTCCTTTTTTACCTCTACAGTATCTGATTCAATTTCACCAGCAATTTCTTCACAGAGTTGGAGAATGCTACCTCTTTTGCTCTTTCCAGCTTGCTCCAATTCCTGGTCATCACTGTGTTCAGGCACTAGTGGCAGTGGGATTTGGGGGCGTTTTGTGCTAGTACTCACTTGTGTATGAGCTGATTTCCTCAGTTCATTCTTTTTAGAGACCACTGAAGTAGctgcttttaattttctaataTCAGCAGTTACAGGCAcaggttttatttcttcttttctactaGTCTTCTGGAGACATTTTTCAGACCCTTGGTTGCACTGAGAACTACAAGTAGAAGTTGTCTGATGCTGTACTTTGCGCTTCTTTCCTTTGGGAGAATTTATTACTTCATTTGTAACTGAATGCCTGTCCTCCTTACAATCAGACTTGATTTCAAGCACTTTTCTTTTCACATGCTTTTGATTTACCTTAACCTTATTACATTTACTTTGAGTACTGTTACATTGTTCTCTTCTTGCTGATTGCTGATTCTGTTTAACTGTTTGAATTTGACCATGAATCTCTCTACTGCGCAAAGACCTGGTTGTACACTCTGTTAACTGCTGTAGTCTTTGTGATCTGCGGTGAAGCTGTTCATTCCCTTTCAAGATTCCAAGTGATAATTTTTCCTGACATAATTTCTTCGTTTTTGAAGATTCTTGTGATTGTCCCTTCAAAGTtactgtatttttattaaaggagttAGTAGCAGTTTTATCAGCTGAACATGATGCTGACCTTGTACTCATTCGCATTCCAAATTCAGActcatttgttttacttttgttggAAAATCTAACTGGTGTCTTTACAGCTTCCTTGGAGCCTGACTTCTTTGTTGGACTGTTCTGAGAACTTTCAACTTCTTCTTCTAAATTCTCATCTTCACTTTCTTTAGTAACTATGGAGgaattttcttttgatttctccTGAATGGACATTATTCCTGAGTAATGTCTTTCTTTCTGAGGAGTTTTTGAGGACTGTGTCCAGGTAGGTACAGATGCTAAGTACTTAGTATTGTCACTAAGGAGTAGATCTTAAAAATCAACTTTAACTTATACTGATGTACATTTCCAACAAAAATACCAGGTTGTTTCAAGTAATTTTGCTCTTGGCAATTTCTAAGACATGAGAAAAGCTGGCATGAATGTTGAAAGATACTTGCTTTCTGCTGGATAGGGAAATGAAAATCTGCAGAAAATTCTAATTTAATGTTTtcagaagtttttatttttttaatgaaaataaacttcATTCAGATCCAATTTGTTTTAATTATGATTAGTTTCCGGCCTAACCCTATTACTAGAGGAGTTATTTATCACTGACCTGTCTGCTTTGACAAAATTTCTGAAAAGTTTTTTCTTCTGAAGTCTACAGCTACTGGATGTTGATGAATTTGTAACATGTCTTATGGCTAACAGGTTTCTTTCCTTGCTTGCCAAGTTTGTTGGTTTGTGGCTTCTATTTAATCTCCTTCGCTTAGTAAAGTACTCTATTAATATAGATTTCCTTTTGTGCTGCCATTTCTGAAAAATTAAGAGATAGACATTAAGTTTTATGTAATCCAAGAAACAGATCAATAATACTatgcagaaaaaaattaataaactcaATTTAAATAAACTTTAATTCCTTTTAGAGTATATCTTTAGAATAATAATTAAGTCTcccaaatatatttttctatcatCTTAGACTTATTTTAAGTGCATGAAcattttgcctgaatatatgtgcaccatatgcatgcttggtacccacagaggtcagaaaggaATGTTGGATCTTGGAACTGGAGGTACTCATGATTTGGATGGTTGAGTCAATGTAGTAGGTGCTAGACATTGAACCCAGATTCTCTGCCCGAGCAACAAGtattctaaaccactgagccatctctctcacctCTCCCAAATATAATCTCCAATAACAATTTATCTTATTAAAAACATAttatacttaaaaaaatttaTCCCAAGATTTACTTACAGTTCTTTTCCCACAAGATAGAACTGATGTTTCAGCCACCATAACTCAAGAAAATCTGATAAAACCATTCCTTATAGCCTCTTCTTAACACATTATACAGCACCTAAAAAGTAATAATTacaatgttttaaaagataaCAATGTACTTATCTACTAACCTCTGATCCAAATAACATCCTATAATCCTAATTTTACCCTGATTATAACACTAATACTTACCATACttaccacatatatatatatatatatatatatatatagaaggcAAGTTGATATTGAACAACtgtgttttttatatatatataaaaaacatttaatttcattatttctacCTTGAAGTATACTCTAGTATATTCATCTATTAGAATAATATACATCCATTATATactgtgaaaaaaaatttttaaaaaaattaaaaaaaaaatcacaatgtgaAAATTAAATGGTTTAGGGGTAgtgctgatgctaaggtcctgttacccagttggttcttgatctctcagtaaagaaagccatgggccAACTGATGTATAGAAGGTACAGGCAGGACCTCTGGGTCCctggaggaaaaggaagacataaggAAGGAGAGAGTTTCACCATGCTTCTGATGGAGAAGGGCTGAAGAGTCATGTGAGATCTCAAAACAGAGTGGCCACACAAGTAGGTGGTCAGGGGCTTTAGCAAGGGGCTAGAAGGGACTAGGCActaaagtttagggcaggtgggaggtGGAGAGCTAAGAGTAATAATAAGGGCacgtttttttcagacaggagaTAGTAgcgcccagcaattgtgccaagaaggcaagttgaTATTGAACAactgtgtgcctgtgtctttTATCTGTGTCTTCAAGGGAAACTGGGAGGGGGCCAGTAGTGTGGCCTGTTCACAAAGCTAAGGTGGGGTAGTGAAAAGCTACATGCAACAGAAAGGATTAAACCAACAAAGCAAAATTACATGAAGAAAacctacacacatgtatgtagaaaAAACTGAGTCGCATAACTAAAGCTAGCTTAATTAAAACATTGAGTAGGTAAAGGGTAAGAAAATCTATGAACTAgatgaaaaatactgaaatagcaaatagaagtaaaaaaaaaaaaaaaacgagctgGAAATGCAGATCATTTGGTGAAGTGATTGTCTCGAATATACAAAACTCTGTAGGTCTTTATCTCCAGCACCTCATAATATCAAGTCTGTActtgtcccagcacttgggaaataaaGGCAGgatgatcaaaagttcaaggccatcctctggctACAGGAAACTCAAATAATAAGTTAACAAACAGAAATACGATATTAAAATGAAAGGACTAAAGGCAATGGTTAAAATGGCCCAATGACTAAGTTTATTGTTCGTGCaaaggactcaggtttggtttccagaatCCACATTAGGTAGCTCACGACCATCTTTAAGTCCAGTTTAAGAGGATCCAATGTTCTCTGGCCTCTATATGCACCTGCAagaatatgtgcacacatgttcacGTGGGTACATGtacatgaattaaaaataaataaatagatcttaaaaaataattacttagggctggtgagatggctcagcgggtaagaacactgactgctcttccgaaggtcctgagttcaaatcccagcaaccacatggtggcttacaaccacccgtaatgaaatctgacaacctcttctggtgcgtctgaagacagctacagtgtgcttatgaataataataaataaatccttaaaaaaaataacaattacATCAACCCACTTAAGAACCACCcatggaagccaggcatggtagtgtaccctttaatctcagcactcaggatacagaggcagagggatctctgagttcaaggctgcctggtctacaaagtgaattccaggacagccagagctatatagtaagacccccATCTTGAaatattaaacaacaacaaaaataatcagaATTACAATTAACAGTTTTGATGTCAACATTACaagcaagaaaatgcaaaatccttCAAAATGCTGAAAGAAAATCATGCTCTAAGTATAGTATTTTATCCAAAGAGTTAACTATGAGTCTAAAACAAAGATATTTTCAGATATGTCATCAAAAAGTATggccagggggctggtgagatggctcagtgggtaagagcacctgactgctcttctgaaggtccagagttcaaatcccagcaaccacatggtggctcacaaccatctgtaacgagatctgatgccctcttctggtgtgtctgaagacagctacagtgtactcacatgtaataaataaatctttaagaaaataattaaaaaaaaaaaaagtatggccAGACATGCctgcatatgcctttaatcctagcacttggaagaagCAGACTGAtctgagaattcaaggccagcctgatctacatgtgGCTAGTCCTTGCTACTCAGGGGTACTTGGTGAAACCTTGTTTCTAAATAAGTAAAAGTAAGGGGGAGAATACCCCTGGCATCCACATGTATATGCCCACATACATATAACATGTATAACAGATCCTCTATATAGAGGCAAAATTAAAACTATGAATAGAAGATTACAAAGAATTTTATTTCTAGGAATTTACAAATATACCTACATAAATGCATAGAAACATAATCACAATATTTGTTTCAATATCATATCAACatagtgaagtggaaacttctggtttctttggaaagtgagTTATGACAAATgacgttttgctgaagcagacacaagtgacAGGATATTTTGCTCAAGCAAACAGTTTTGCTGAagaggacacaggtgaaagaatgttttgctaaagcaaacacatgaaagaaaacatgatgaaggattcttcactaaagaCACGCCTGTATTGGTTCGCTTTACACTGTGTTGCTGAGTTCCATTTTTTGTGGCTCCATAGAGAAAAATGTACCAAAAAAAATTTCAGGTTCCACAGACTCTAGCTGGTTGATGTCAAGTGATACAGATTCACATTGAGTtctgctaagacagactcacgtggtgaggcaagacctgtgggaggACAGACTCACgtggtgaggcaagacctgtgggaggacatgtgatgtttggaggaagTGTAAATAGGATTCTACAGTGAGGAGAcatgcatagctagctttgcaatgcttcgATTCTTGGTCTTACACCTTTGCCTTCACTGATCTTCGCTTCATTGCCTCATTGAgaagcacagcagagaacttctacTGGTGTCCCTATTAGACCTTTTCGcccctgctgacttgtgccaattcAGCAGAGGCCTGGCTATTTCTGTTAGGTCACGCCACTACTGCTGATTCGTGCTTGCTATCCTGACGCTGCTGAACTGGACTGCCAGTATAattgtgaagtgtttgcaagtgaatCAAGCTGCCACTGATGATTCCTGTGAACTGAAttactgatttcctgacaacaaagatctgctccaaagaacaatttcaaacaggtccacttccccactatcctaataacctttcttttctactacctctggtgggctagaaaggaggttaaaatatttaagaacccATATTTAAAGTAGGATTTGAAAAATcaaagctgggctggagagatggctcagcggttaagagcactgactgctcttctgaaggtcccaagttcatatcctagcaaccacagggtggctcacaaccttctataatgagatctaatgtcctcttccggagtgtctgaagacagctacagtgtacttacatacaataataaataaataaataaataaataaataaataaataaataaatcttttttaaaaaagaaaatgaaaaagaaaaatcaaagcctaCAACACAGACTAACTACCCCAATAAATATCACTGTAACACTGCCTGTATCATTGATGacaattatataataaaataaagtgacaGCCTgactttaagttttattttcaatTCATTCACTATTTTATGTAATCTCACCATGTGTCaatcattgttctattgctgtgaagaggcacatgaacaagacaactcttataaaacaaagtatttatattgggggcttgcttatatTTTCAGAGGCTTATTCTCATATGCCATTATTCTCATGACAGGGAGTATGGCTGCATACAGGCAAGTGCTAGAGCAGCTGAGAGCAAAGATAGACTCTGCCTTAGAATGGGCTCTTGAAACCTCAAGgttcacccccagtgacacacctcctctaacaaggacaTATACCTCATAATCCTTACAATCCTACCAAGAGTTCTGCTCCCTGGTGAGTATCCATTTTAAACCTCTGgaaaccattcttattcaaatcaccaaacCTTGTAATTCTGGCTAACtaggaactcacagatatctacctcaggagtgctcagattaaaggtgtaaacCATATGCCATcttaaaagaaagatttttaagTGAATCTTGGTGGTGCATGCATTACAATTGATAAGTAGACACAGGAGATTCAAAAGTCCAAGGTCAGACATGGCTCCTCAGTCAAGAACACCCACAGCTCCTCcaaagattctgagttcaattccaagcaaccacatggtgactcacaaccatctatctgtaacgggatctgatgccctcttctcgtgcatctgaagacagctacagtctgaAGAtgagctacaatgtactcatatacataaaataaataaatctttttttaaaagtccaagGCTTTGCTAGACTATGTACTGTGTAGAagaatcacctgtcaataaaaagctaatGGTCAATAAACTGAGGCATGGGACTTCCGGCTAAGTCaggagattttctttcttttcttttgtcttttttgttttttgggtttttttttttttttgttttgttttggtttggtttttcgagacagggtttctctgtatagccctggctgtcctggaactcactttgtagaccaggctggcctcgaactcagaaatcggcctgcctctgcctcccaagtgctgggatcaaaggcgtgcaacAGGAGATTTTCAACTGGGTCTGGGAGGCGGACTTAAGACGAGAAGAGACCAGTCACATAGCTGAACTCAGGTTAGAATAGGTTGAGAATTAGTAAAGGAGCCAGCACTGAGGTGTGGGTGGAAAAGCCCTCAGCAATAAATGGTGCTCAACGTTTGGGCTCTTAGAATCCATGCTTAGCACCTGAGAAGCCACAGGGAAGGATGGTTTAGCGCATTGCTCTATGGGGGTGGGCAGGCTGCTCTGTGAGAGTAGAACAGCTTAAGTCCTGCAGAGAGTGGAGGCCTGTGAGTAATGGGTACAGCAAGAACAGAGCCTCAAGTCACCGTCTCAGGTGAGCACACTGCTCTAGGAAGCCAGTGCTTTTGCTCAGTAGAAGGTGCTGTTCATGCGGCAGCCCATGGGAAAACAGCAGCCCAGTCCTAGCCCACTGCATCCCCAGTATGGTGACCGCTGCCCTAGCCCAGTGTGGTAAAGCATGAAGGCCTAAGACTAGTGCTCATGGGTGAAGGCCTGAAgctgaactctgtgtgtgtgttgggggttgggggtgggggctgtcaGAG is from Mus musculus strain C57BL/6J chromosome 18, GRCm38.p6 C57BL/6J and encodes:
- the Esco1 gene encoding N-acetyltransferase ESCO1, with protein sequence MSIQEKSKENSSIVTKESEDENLEEEVESSQNSPTKKSGSKEAVKTPVRFSNKSKTNESEFGMRMSTRSASCSADKTATNSFNKNTVTLKGQSQESSKTKKLCQEKLSLGILKGNEQLHRRSQRLQQLTECTTRSLRSREIHGQIQTVKQNQQSARREQCNSTQSKCNKVKVNQKHVKRKVLEIKSDCKEDRHSVTNEVINSPKGKKRKVQHQTTSTCSSQCNQGSEKCLQKTSRKEEIKPVPVTADIRKLKAATSVVSKKNELRKSAHTQVSTSTKRPQIPLPLVPEHSDDQELEQAGKSKRGSILQLCEEIAGEIESDTVEVKKESSCVESVKEEKPAEVKLQGTDAERQILHHKEANQDVRSNRFFPSRKTKPVKCVLNGINSSTKKNSNWTKIKLSKFNSVQQHKLDSQVSPKLNLLQTGLSTSVLEMPHPVSQSTFLEMKAHGNVTCQRDKMKGIKSEEVKINNIAIEINKATKRDPGNCNLDNHIKPSPDSSLDNQMKLSCESAPDQNFSICSASEVETNPLENTAAASTLLSQAKIDEDRTFPGSAPNQQHSVLSDEASINRKNRDVPPNHSQLKHDSHLEITIPKSLKLKDSEKVDEKQLVIDAGHKRFGAVSCNICGMLYTASNPEDETQHLLFHNQFISAVKYVGWKKERILAEYPDGRIIMVLPEDPKYALKKVDEIREMVDNDLGFQQAPLMCYSRTKTLLFISNDKKVVGCLIAEHIQWGYRVIEEKLPVIRSEEEKVRFERQKAWCCSTLPEPAICGISRIWVFSMMRRKKIASRMIECLRSNFIYGSYLSKEEIAFSDPTPDGKLFATQYCGTGQFLVYNFINGQNTT